The Pseudofrankia inefficax genome window below encodes:
- a CDS encoding nuclear transport factor 2 family protein, with the protein MAGEGVSVELYVEVQQFYARQMQALDSGKYETFAETFTEDGLFTHTPTRPAASTRAGIVADLYDFHAGAATDPVQRRHWFNMITLVPLDDGTIESTLYALVLRTRPGGQPEVTFSGTARDVLVRLDGRLHNRSRTVTHDGQR; encoded by the coding sequence ATGGCCGGCGAAGGCGTATCCGTCGAACTGTACGTCGAGGTCCAGCAGTTCTACGCGCGGCAGATGCAGGCACTGGACAGTGGGAAGTACGAGACGTTCGCCGAGACGTTTACCGAGGACGGCCTGTTCACCCACACCCCAACCCGGCCGGCGGCCAGCACCCGGGCCGGGATCGTCGCCGACCTGTACGACTTCCACGCCGGCGCGGCCACCGACCCGGTGCAACGGCGCCACTGGTTCAACATGATCACACTGGTCCCCCTCGACGACGGGACGATCGAGTCGACCCTCTACGCGCTGGTCCTGCGGACGCGGCCCGGCGGCCAGCCCGAGGTCACCTTCAGCGGGACCGCGAGGGACGTGCTCGTCCGCCTCGACGGCCGGCTCCACAACCGCTCGCGGACCGTGACGCACGACGGCCAGCGGTGA
- a CDS encoding beta-ketoacyl-[acyl-carrier-protein] synthase family protein: MSRRVVITGMGVRAPGGRDAKEFWDLLISGRTATRRITFFDPSDFRSQVAGECDFDAAAEGLSPRAVRRMDRATQFAVVCAGDALADSGLDPTELDPTRTGVSVGSAVGAATSLEREYLVLSDSGRHWVMDDDHLSPHMFDYLVPSAIPREVAWRVGAEGPVTMVSTGCTSGIDAVGYGAELIREGSADVMVAGATDTPISPIVVSCFDAIKATTPRTDAPDRASRPFDASRNGFVLAEGSAIFVLEELEHARRRGAPVYAEVAGYATRCNAYHMTGLRKDGREMAEAIDVALDGARLTGDGIDYVNAHGSGTKQNDRHETAAIKRSLGEHARRVPVSSIKSMVGHSLGAIGSIEIAASVLAITHGVVPPTANLHEPDPECDLDYVPLTARSLPVDNVLTVGSGFGGFQSAMVLRRPDGRTA, translated from the coding sequence GTGAGCCGGCGAGTTGTCATTACCGGAATGGGTGTTCGGGCCCCGGGCGGCCGCGACGCCAAGGAATTCTGGGACCTGCTGATATCGGGCCGCACAGCCACCCGTCGGATTACCTTCTTCGACCCGTCCGATTTCCGGTCGCAGGTCGCCGGCGAATGCGACTTCGACGCCGCGGCGGAGGGGCTGTCCCCCCGGGCCGTGCGCCGGATGGACCGGGCGACCCAGTTCGCGGTCGTCTGCGCGGGCGACGCCCTGGCCGACAGCGGCCTCGACCCGACGGAGCTGGACCCGACCCGGACGGGGGTCAGCGTCGGCAGCGCGGTCGGCGCCGCGACCAGTCTGGAACGGGAGTACCTCGTGCTGTCCGACAGCGGCCGGCACTGGGTCATGGACGACGACCACCTGTCGCCGCACATGTTCGACTACCTCGTCCCGAGCGCCATCCCCCGCGAGGTGGCGTGGCGGGTCGGGGCCGAGGGGCCGGTCACGATGGTCTCCACCGGCTGCACCTCGGGCATCGACGCGGTCGGGTACGGCGCCGAGCTGATCCGGGAGGGAAGCGCCGACGTCATGGTGGCCGGGGCCACCGACACGCCGATCTCGCCGATCGTCGTGTCCTGCTTCGACGCGATCAAGGCGACCACGCCCCGGACGGACGCGCCTGACCGCGCGTCGCGCCCGTTCGACGCGTCGCGCAACGGGTTCGTGCTGGCCGAGGGTTCGGCGATCTTCGTGCTGGAGGAGCTGGAGCACGCCCGCCGCCGCGGCGCCCCGGTCTACGCCGAGGTCGCCGGCTACGCGACCCGGTGCAACGCGTACCACATGACCGGGCTGCGCAAGGACGGCCGGGAGATGGCCGAGGCCATCGACGTGGCGCTCGACGGCGCCCGGCTGACCGGCGACGGCATCGACTACGTGAACGCGCACGGGTCGGGCACGAAGCAGAACGACCGGCACGAGACCGCGGCGATCAAGCGCAGCCTCGGCGAGCACGCCCGCCGCGTCCCGGTCAGCTCGATCAAGTCGATGGTCGGGCACTCGCTGGGGGCCATCGGCTCGATCGAGATCGCGGCCTCGGTCCTCGCGATCACCCACGGCGTCGTGCCGCCCACGGCCAACCTGCACGAGCCCGACCCCGAGTGCGATCTCGACTACGTCCCGCTGACCGCCCGCAGCCTGCCGGTGGACAACGTCCTGACGGTCGGGAGCGGCTTCGGCGGCTTCCAGAGCGCGATGGTCCTGCGCCGCCCAGACGGGCGGACGGCGTGA
- a CDS encoding ketosynthase chain-length factor, whose amino-acid sequence MSPTAVVTGLGVAAPTGLGVDAFWRATLDGTTGLGEVSGFDPSRYPVRLAGQVRDFEPAEHLPGRLLPQTDRVTRLAVAAAGWALADAAVRTEAVPASGMGVVLSNGQGGSEFTHREFQKLWTQGSRFVSVYESFAWFYAANTGQVSIRHGMRGPSGVLVGEQAGGLDAIGQARRNVRGGTPLVVTGGADSAFDPWGFIAQYSHGRVSRGRDPRRAYLPFDREADGHVPGEGAAILVVEDADAARDRAATVYGEIAGYAATFDPGPDSSRPPALRRAVERALADAGVAPGEVDAVFADAAGRPGPDRIEAQALADVFGPRGVPVTATKAAYGRLGAGGGPLDVVTALLAIRDGVIPATVNTADVPAEYALDLVTDDPRPAEVGVALVIARGYGGFNSAVVVRRPEVGPPAAP is encoded by the coding sequence GTGAGCCCCACCGCCGTCGTCACCGGCCTGGGTGTCGCCGCCCCGACCGGGCTCGGCGTCGACGCCTTCTGGCGGGCCACCCTCGACGGGACGACCGGCCTCGGCGAGGTGTCGGGCTTCGACCCGTCGCGGTACCCGGTCCGGCTGGCCGGCCAGGTGCGCGACTTCGAACCGGCCGAGCACCTCCCGGGCCGGCTGCTGCCCCAGACCGACCGGGTGACCCGGCTCGCGGTCGCCGCGGCGGGCTGGGCGCTGGCCGACGCCGCCGTGCGAACCGAGGCCGTCCCGGCCTCCGGGATGGGCGTCGTGCTGTCCAACGGGCAGGGCGGCTCCGAGTTCACCCACCGGGAGTTCCAGAAGCTTTGGACCCAGGGTTCGCGCTTCGTCAGCGTGTACGAGTCGTTCGCCTGGTTCTACGCGGCCAACACCGGTCAGGTGTCCATCCGGCATGGGATGCGCGGGCCGAGCGGGGTCCTGGTCGGGGAGCAGGCCGGCGGCCTGGACGCGATCGGCCAGGCCCGCCGCAACGTTCGCGGCGGCACCCCGCTGGTGGTGACCGGTGGGGCCGACTCGGCCTTCGACCCGTGGGGCTTCATCGCCCAGTACTCGCACGGGCGGGTCAGCCGCGGCCGCGACCCCCGGCGGGCGTACCTCCCGTTCGACCGCGAGGCCGACGGCCACGTGCCCGGCGAAGGGGCGGCGATCCTGGTCGTCGAGGACGCGGACGCCGCCCGGGACCGGGCGGCCACGGTGTACGGGGAGATCGCCGGGTACGCGGCCACCTTCGATCCCGGACCGGACTCGTCCCGGCCGCCGGCGCTGCGCCGGGCCGTCGAGCGGGCGCTGGCCGACGCCGGGGTGGCGCCCGGCGAGGTGGACGCGGTCTTCGCCGACGCGGCCGGGCGGCCGGGGCCGGACCGGATCGAGGCCCAGGCCCTTGCCGACGTGTTCGGTCCCCGCGGCGTCCCGGTCACCGCGACGAAGGCCGCGTATGGCCGCCTCGGGGCGGGCGGAGGTCCGCTCGACGTGGTCACCGCGCTGCTGGCGATACGCGACGGCGTCATTCCAGCCACCGTCAACACGGCGGACGTGCCGGCCGAGTACGCCCTCGACCTGGTGACCGACGACCCGCGCCCGGCGGAGGTCGGCGTGGCCCTCGTCATCGCCCGCGGCTACGGCGGCTTCAACTCCGCGGTCGTCGTCCGCCGCCCCGAGGTCGGCCCGCCCGCGGCCCCGTAG
- a CDS encoding acyl carrier protein → MTTVSVDELSAVFVECAGEDEGGEITPSSLDTTFEDLGYDSLALMEVTARISQRTGLAIPDDQVADLETPRALLDLINSLAVSA, encoded by the coding sequence ATGACCACGGTGAGCGTCGACGAGTTGTCCGCGGTGTTCGTGGAGTGCGCCGGCGAGGACGAGGGGGGCGAGATCACCCCGAGCAGCCTGGACACGACGTTCGAGGATCTCGGCTACGACTCGCTGGCCCTGATGGAGGTCACGGCCCGGATCAGCCAGCGGACCGGCCTGGCGATCCCGGACGACCAGGTGGCCGACCTGGAGACCCCGCGCGCGCTGCTCGACCTGATCAACAGCCTGGCGGTGAGCGCGTGA
- a CDS encoding aromatase/cyclase, translating into MTGQEPVERPAGGARHERVHTMTVAAPAEGVYDLVADVTRWPAVFGPTVHVEHRWRDAGAERFQLWATANGEVKTWTSRRTLDPVAGRITFEQERSQAPIASMGGEWSFSPDGPHSTLITLRHHFTAVGDDPAAVEWIGVALDRNSEAELASLRRIAELGHPPSDLVFAFEDVERTPGRAADAYEYIRRGDLWADRLPHVRSARMTEDADGVQELTMETETADGSTHRTSSTRLLLGGSRIVYTQHVLPALLLGHSGQWIFEEDVTPGPDGGALATTVTARHLVAVDPAAVPTVLGTGTTLAEARAFVRDALGANSRVTLRSACAYAADRAAVAGARAGQR; encoded by the coding sequence GTGACGGGCCAGGAGCCGGTCGAACGGCCGGCCGGCGGCGCGCGGCACGAGCGGGTCCACACGATGACGGTCGCCGCGCCGGCGGAGGGCGTCTACGACCTGGTCGCCGACGTCACCCGGTGGCCGGCCGTGTTCGGCCCGACCGTCCACGTCGAACACCGGTGGCGGGACGCGGGCGCCGAGCGGTTCCAGCTCTGGGCGACCGCGAACGGCGAGGTGAAGACCTGGACGTCGCGGCGGACGCTCGACCCGGTCGCGGGGCGGATCACGTTCGAGCAGGAGCGCAGCCAGGCGCCGATCGCGTCGATGGGCGGCGAGTGGTCCTTCAGCCCCGACGGTCCCCACTCCACCCTGATCACCTTGCGTCATCACTTCACCGCCGTCGGGGACGACCCGGCCGCGGTCGAGTGGATCGGTGTCGCGCTCGACCGCAACAGCGAGGCGGAGCTGGCCTCGCTGCGGCGGATCGCCGAGCTCGGCCACCCGCCGTCCGACCTCGTCTTCGCCTTCGAGGACGTCGAGCGGACCCCGGGCCGCGCGGCCGACGCCTACGAGTACATCCGGCGCGGTGACCTGTGGGCCGATCGCCTGCCCCACGTGAGGTCGGCCCGGATGACCGAGGACGCGGACGGGGTGCAGGAACTGACGATGGAGACCGAGACCGCGGACGGGTCGACGCACCGGACCTCCTCCACCCGGCTCCTGCTCGGCGGGAGCCGGATCGTCTACACCCAGCACGTCCTGCCGGCCCTGCTGCTCGGCCACAGCGGTCAGTGGATCTTCGAAGAGGACGTCACCCCCGGGCCGGACGGGGGAGCGCTGGCGACAACGGTCACCGCCCGGCACCTGGTCGCCGTGGATCCGGCCGCCGTGCCCACCGTGCTCGGGACGGGCACGACGCTCGCCGAGGCCAGGGCCTTCGTCCGGGACGCGCTCGGGGCCAACAGCCGGGTGACCCTGCGGTCCGCCTGCGCGTACGCCGCCGACCGGGCCGCGGTCGCCGGCGCGCGGGCCGGTCAGCGGTGA
- a CDS encoding MBL fold metallo-hydrolase, with amino-acid sequence MSGARLEAPRLLEVADRVFAYEQPPGGWCVNNAGILADGDGVVVIDTAATEARARRLRQAVDRLGAGPRRVLVNTHSHGDHTFGNHLFGQAATIIAHENARAEMRATGLALTALWPDTRWGRIAVTPPVLTVSDGLTVHVGDRSARLLPVGPAHTTGDLAVWLPDDRVLFAGDLLMSGCTPFHLFGSISGGLAAIDRLRALNPRTVICGHGPLAGPEVLDRCASYLRWVQRLAASAHAAGLTPLAAAREADLGPFADLLDPERLVGNLHRAYAELDGGEVARPLDAAGIFAEMVAFNGGKLPACLA; translated from the coding sequence ATGAGCGGGGCGCGGCTCGAGGCTCCCCGGCTGCTGGAGGTGGCCGACCGGGTCTTCGCCTACGAGCAGCCTCCCGGCGGCTGGTGCGTGAACAACGCCGGGATCCTCGCCGACGGCGACGGCGTCGTGGTGATCGACACCGCGGCGACCGAGGCCCGCGCGCGGCGGCTGCGGCAGGCGGTCGACCGCCTCGGGGCGGGCCCTCGCCGGGTGCTCGTCAACACCCACTCCCACGGCGATCACACGTTCGGCAACCACCTGTTCGGCCAGGCGGCGACGATCATCGCGCACGAGAACGCCCGGGCCGAGATGCGGGCCACCGGTCTGGCCCTGACCGCCCTGTGGCCCGACACCCGCTGGGGGCGGATCGCGGTCACGCCGCCGGTGCTGACCGTGTCCGACGGGCTGACCGTGCACGTCGGGGACCGGTCGGCGCGGCTGCTGCCGGTCGGGCCGGCCCACACCACCGGGGACCTCGCGGTGTGGCTGCCGGACGACCGGGTGCTGTTCGCCGGCGACCTGCTGATGTCCGGCTGCACGCCCTTCCACCTGTTCGGCTCGATCAGCGGGGGCCTCGCGGCGATCGACCGGCTGCGGGCGCTGAACCCGCGGACCGTGATCTGTGGGCACGGCCCCCTCGCGGGACCGGAGGTGCTGGACCGGTGCGCGTCCTACCTGCGCTGGGTACAGCGGCTCGCCGCGTCGGCCCACGCCGCCGGCCTGACGCCGCTCGCGGCCGCCAGGGAGGCCGACCTGGGCCCGTTCGCCGATCTCCTCGACCCCGAGCGGCTGGTCGGAAACCTGCACCGGGCCTACGCCGAGCTCGACGGCGGCGAGGTCGCCCGGCCGCTGGACGCGGCCGGGATCTTCGCCGAGATGGTGGCCTTCAACGGCGGCAAGCTACCCGCCTGCCTGGCCTGA
- a CDS encoding methyltransferase, whose translation MATVETTDEASVGGDSWPGGGGRDAGSPPGVAAPTVRMIEFQDGLRLAHLLCAIAEIGVADAVPPDGAIGVAELAERTGTNPGTLYRALRAVASRGVFTEVAPATFALTPLAATLRSDAAGSLRDTFRLQGQPFIREAYAAIGHSLRTGEPSFEHVHGTSLFSYLRTRPEASQLFSDAMGNAARQVQRAALEAYDLSGARRLVDVGGAHGQLVAAVLARYPTLTGVVFDRPEVVPGAADVLRAAGVADRAELVGGDYLRSVPGGGDVYVISHVTHQLSDEDAVTVLTNIRAVMAPNARIVIIDPVIPDGDVAHPGKFMDITMMALTWGRDRTEAEFSDLFARSGLRHARTVALSAPSSVVVATAA comes from the coding sequence ATGGCGACTGTCGAGACCACGGACGAGGCGAGCGTGGGCGGGGACTCCTGGCCCGGCGGAGGAGGCCGGGACGCGGGCTCGCCGCCCGGCGTCGCGGCGCCGACCGTGCGGATGATCGAATTCCAGGACGGCCTGCGGCTGGCCCATCTGCTGTGCGCGATCGCGGAGATCGGGGTCGCCGACGCGGTGCCGCCCGACGGCGCGATCGGGGTGGCCGAGCTCGCCGAGCGGACCGGGACGAACCCCGGAACCCTGTACCGGGCGTTGCGCGCGGTCGCCAGCCGGGGGGTGTTCACCGAGGTCGCGCCGGCCACGTTCGCCCTGACCCCGTTGGCGGCCACGCTGCGGTCCGACGCCGCGGGCTCCCTGCGGGACACCTTCCGGCTCCAGGGGCAGCCCTTCATCCGTGAGGCGTACGCGGCGATCGGACACTCGCTGCGGACCGGGGAACCGTCCTTCGAGCACGTGCACGGCACCAGCCTGTTCTCCTACCTGCGGACCCGCCCCGAGGCGTCCCAGCTGTTCAGCGACGCGATGGGCAACGCCGCCCGGCAGGTGCAGCGGGCCGCGCTGGAGGCGTACGACCTTTCCGGCGCGCGGCGCCTGGTCGACGTCGGCGGCGCGCACGGCCAGCTCGTCGCGGCGGTCCTCGCCCGGTATCCCACCCTGACCGGGGTGGTGTTCGACCGGCCGGAGGTGGTGCCGGGCGCGGCCGACGTGCTGCGCGCGGCCGGGGTGGCCGACCGGGCCGAGCTGGTCGGGGGCGACTACCTGCGCTCGGTGCCCGGCGGCGGCGACGTCTATGTGATCTCCCACGTCACCCACCAGCTGAGCGACGAGGACGCCGTGACGGTGTTGACCAACATCCGCGCGGTGATGGCCCCGAACGCGCGGATCGTGATCATCGATCCGGTGATCCCCGACGGGGACGTCGCCCACCCGGGCAAGTTCATGGACATCACCATGATGGCGCTGACCTGGGGCCGGGACCGGACCGAGGCGGAGTTCTCGGACCTGTTCGCCCGCAGCGGCCTGCGCCACGCCCGGACGGTGGCCCTGTCGGCCCCGTCCAGCGTCGTGGTGGCCACGGCGGCCTGA
- a CDS encoding AfsR/SARP family transcriptional regulator: MTRFEIFGGLTVWHQGRDRTPSPPKVRQMLALLLVQSNRVVHVDTIIDELWDTEPPASAVTTTQTYVYQLRKLIGGAGLVGSSGELLVTQSPGYLLRVDPDQVDETAFRARVARGRGLLAHGRHEEASALLREALAGWVGSPLSNVTRGRLLSAHVVHLEELRIAALMAWVEAQFALGRHRDLIADLRALVTEHPLNEWFHGRLIEALGRAGRRSEALLAYQTLRTTLADELGLDPSAEIQALQRTVLRSA, translated from the coding sequence GTGACCCGATTTGAGATCTTTGGCGGACTCACGGTGTGGCACCAGGGCCGGGACCGTACCCCGTCCCCGCCGAAGGTCCGGCAGATGCTGGCCCTGCTGCTGGTCCAGTCCAACCGGGTCGTCCACGTCGATACGATCATCGACGAGCTCTGGGACACCGAACCACCGGCCAGCGCCGTCACCACGACGCAGACCTACGTCTACCAGCTGCGCAAGCTCATCGGCGGCGCGGGCCTGGTCGGCTCCAGCGGCGAGCTGCTCGTGACCCAGTCGCCCGGTTACCTGCTGCGGGTCGATCCCGACCAGGTCGACGAGACGGCGTTCCGCGCACGGGTCGCCCGGGGCCGCGGCCTGCTCGCCCACGGCCGCCACGAGGAGGCGTCCGCGCTGCTGCGGGAGGCGCTGGCCGGGTGGGTCGGCTCGCCGCTCTCGAACGTCACGCGCGGCCGTCTGTTGAGCGCCCACGTCGTGCACCTCGAAGAACTCCGGATCGCCGCGCTCATGGCGTGGGTGGAGGCGCAGTTCGCCCTCGGGCGCCACCGCGACCTCATCGCGGACCTGCGTGCCCTCGTCACCGAGCATCCACTGAACGAGTGGTTTCACGGCCGGCTGATCGAGGCCCTGGGCCGGGCCGGCCGCCGCAGCGAGGCCCTGCTCGCCTACCAGACGCTGCGCACGACGCTCGCCGACGAGCTGGGCCTCGACCCGTCGGCCGAGATCCAGGCCCTTCAGCGGACCGTCCTGCGCAGCGCCTAG